A stretch of the Bacillus sp. B-jedd genome encodes the following:
- a CDS encoding carbohydrate ABC transporter permease: MTSLKKVSAYTVLIIASLVSIFPFLWMVVSSTNKSSDVTQGKLLPGSHLVDNFRKLLETIDLVPALMNSAKISILTTILAMLIASLAGYGFEIFRSKSKDMLFTVLLLSMMIPFAALMVPLFRMFADLSQTLPAIGIDTTAAVILPTMTTAFLIFFFRQNTKMFPKEILEAGRIDGLSELGIFFRIYIPTMKTTYAAAAIITFMASWNSYLWPLVVLQSPENMTIPLLISNLGSSYAPDYGVIFTAIVIATLPTALIFFVMQKHFVAGMMGSVK, encoded by the coding sequence ATGACTAGTCTAAAAAAAGTATCAGCGTATACCGTCCTGATTATCGCGTCCCTTGTGTCCATTTTCCCGTTTTTATGGATGGTTGTGAGCTCTACGAATAAATCATCAGATGTTACGCAGGGGAAATTGCTGCCTGGAAGCCATTTGGTGGACAACTTCAGAAAGCTCCTTGAGACGATCGATCTAGTACCGGCATTGATGAATTCAGCGAAAATATCAATTCTGACTACCATTTTGGCGATGCTGATTGCTTCGCTTGCAGGCTATGGCTTTGAAATATTCAGAAGCAAATCAAAGGATATGCTGTTCACCGTCCTGCTTTTGTCGATGATGATTCCATTTGCGGCCTTGATGGTACCTTTATTCAGGATGTTTGCCGATCTTTCGCAGACCCTCCCGGCAATTGGGATTGATACGACTGCAGCGGTCATTTTACCAACGATGACGACTGCGTTCCTGATTTTCTTTTTCAGGCAAAACACAAAAATGTTTCCAAAGGAAATCCTCGAAGCTGGCCGAATCGACGGCCTGAGCGAGTTGGGCATTTTCTTCCGGATTTATATCCCGACGATGAAAACAACGTATGCAGCTGCGGCAATTATCACGTTCATGGCGAGCTGGAACAGCTATCTATGGCCGCTCGTTGTCCTGCAGTCGCCTGAAAACATGACGATTCCGCTATTGATATCAAACCTTGGTTCAAGCTATGCACCTGACTATGGCGTTATTTTTACGGCTATTGTCATCGCAACACTCCCAACTGCACTTATCTTCTTCGTTATGCAGAAGCATTTTGTCGCAGGTATGATGGGGTCTGTCAAATAA
- a CDS encoding response regulator transcription factor — protein sequence MGNDGRYRVMIVDDEMLIRQGIKHYIDWEKEGFEIVAEAGNGREALDLMEGAKPHIILTDIVMPIMDGEELTKFAKKRNPDIEVIILSSFGDFDYVRSTFQHGVVDYILKPELDGPVLIEVLRKAAGRIESSGKMKKQPDGKLSIGDVISKVFSGYKVDQDDPALSFLLPFNGYCLAAFKKGDGGEFSSETVQKLEESLKSALGSSIISRIPGSHGAVNFFINTNHDWKAIVDSVNSATKNSTATNNNQVAAPQSTNSAPVYAAVGNYFIDLVTQGGAHREELDRLLSLHFYFPELVVLTPEILERTVPEPPEFNMDVFTAELRKREFAPAFMFLNQHAAVLRECFATDIFEFKAFFSNTIFNTAIILSNMGCEVKGLDQAKYQYLKLIDQAPTADHVLGLLDRFLEVVSKSLGTAPQAASSNNIKSIRQYIIGHYQEPLTLTNVAAHFHFNPSYLSSLFSAHNNESFTEYLNKVRIEEAVKLLAVGNEQISEISEKVGYSDHSYFCKVFKKIKGVSPSQYKRKYLAR from the coding sequence ATGGGGAATGATGGACGTTACCGGGTGATGATTGTTGATGATGAGATGCTCATCCGCCAGGGAATTAAGCATTATATAGATTGGGAAAAAGAAGGGTTTGAGATTGTTGCTGAGGCGGGGAATGGTCGTGAAGCGCTTGATTTAATGGAGGGAGCTAAGCCGCATATTATTTTGACAGACATTGTCATGCCTATTATGGACGGGGAAGAGCTGACGAAATTCGCCAAGAAGCGGAATCCGGATATTGAGGTGATAATCCTCAGCAGTTTTGGCGATTTCGATTACGTCCGCTCCACTTTCCAGCACGGGGTAGTTGATTATATTTTAAAGCCGGAGCTAGATGGCCCCGTGCTGATTGAAGTATTGCGGAAGGCGGCTGGCCGGATTGAATCTTCGGGCAAAATGAAGAAACAGCCTGATGGAAAGCTATCGATTGGGGATGTCATCAGCAAAGTATTTTCCGGTTACAAAGTGGACCAGGATGATCCGGCGCTTTCGTTTTTGCTGCCGTTTAATGGCTATTGCCTGGCCGCATTCAAAAAGGGTGATGGCGGCGAGTTCTCTTCAGAGACTGTTCAGAAACTTGAGGAATCCCTGAAAAGCGCTCTTGGCAGCAGCATCATCAGCCGGATTCCAGGCAGCCACGGGGCCGTTAACTTTTTCATCAACACGAATCATGACTGGAAGGCCATCGTAGACTCTGTCAATTCCGCTACCAAAAATAGCACGGCAACAAATAATAACCAGGTTGCTGCTCCGCAGAGTACAAATTCAGCGCCTGTTTATGCGGCAGTTGGCAATTATTTTATTGATCTTGTTACGCAAGGCGGGGCGCATCGTGAAGAATTGGACAGACTGCTCAGCCTGCATTTTTATTTTCCAGAGTTGGTCGTGTTGACTCCGGAGATTCTGGAAAGAACAGTCCCTGAACCGCCGGAGTTCAACATGGATGTTTTCACTGCAGAATTGAGGAAGCGGGAGTTCGCGCCTGCATTTATGTTTTTAAACCAGCACGCCGCTGTTTTACGCGAATGTTTTGCAACTGATATCTTTGAATTCAAGGCTTTTTTCAGCAACACGATCTTTAATACCGCGATTATCCTAAGCAATATGGGTTGCGAAGTAAAGGGCCTCGACCAGGCAAAATATCAGTATTTGAAGCTGATTGACCAGGCCCCTACAGCTGATCATGTGCTGGGGCTGCTCGACCGTTTCCTTGAAGTGGTGAGCAAAAGCCTCGGAACCGCTCCGCAGGCTGCTTCATCGAATAACATAAAGAGCATCCGCCAGTATATTATAGGGCATTATCAGGAGCCATTAACACTTACAAATGTTGCTGCTCACTTCCATTTTAATCCATCTTATTTATCGAGCCTTTTCTCCGCGCACAACAATGAAAGCTTCACTGAATACTTGAATAAAGTCCGGATTGAGGAAGCGGTCAAGTTATTGGCCGTCGGCAATGAGCAGATTTCGGAAATCAGTGAAAAGGTTGGTTATTCCGATCATAGCTATTTTTGCAAGGTATTCAAAAAAATAAAGGGTGTTTCACCGAGCCAATATAAGCGGAAATACCTTGCCAGGTGA
- a CDS encoding ABC transporter substrate-binding protein, giving the protein MKKMLALFLVSILILSACSSGSKTNGSSGSKDTKDITIWAWDPNFNIKALELAKEEYKKADSKLNVKIVENAQADIIQKLNTSLSSGTTKGLPNIVLIEDYRAQSFLQAYPDMFYELTDVINADDFADYKIPPTSLDGKNYGVPFDTGVAGLYFRTDYLEKAGYKVDDIKDIDWNKYIEVGKKVKEATGKPMLTQDPKDLGLIRMMIQTSGSWYLKEDGKTPDLKGNAALKEAFETYKAMLDADLIKPVSDWSQFVGGFNSGDVATVPTGNWITPSVKAEASQAGKWTVVSMPRQNQPKSVNASNLGGSSWYVLNIDGKEKAAEFLKKTFGSNSDFYQTLNKEIGAIGTYKPAAEGEQYKAADEFFSGQTLVSDFAAWTEQIPQVNYGLHTYAIEDILAVELQNYVKGKDIDKALADAQAQAEAQIK; this is encoded by the coding sequence ATGAAAAAGATGCTTGCGCTGTTCCTGGTGAGTATTCTGATCCTTTCAGCATGCTCATCCGGCTCAAAGACAAATGGGTCATCAGGCAGCAAGGATACGAAAGATATCACAATTTGGGCCTGGGATCCAAACTTTAATATTAAAGCCCTAGAACTTGCAAAAGAAGAATACAAGAAGGCAGATTCTAAGCTTAATGTGAAAATAGTTGAAAATGCTCAAGCCGACATCATCCAAAAATTGAATACCAGCCTCAGCTCCGGAACGACAAAAGGTCTGCCTAACATCGTTCTGATTGAAGACTACCGTGCACAAAGTTTCTTGCAGGCATATCCCGATATGTTCTATGAACTAACAGATGTGATTAACGCAGATGATTTTGCAGATTATAAAATTCCGCCAACCAGCCTTGACGGCAAAAACTATGGCGTACCTTTCGACACAGGGGTAGCCGGCCTTTACTTCCGGACCGACTATCTTGAAAAAGCAGGCTACAAAGTCGACGACATAAAAGATATCGATTGGAACAAATACATCGAAGTTGGCAAAAAAGTAAAAGAAGCAACTGGAAAGCCTATGTTGACCCAGGATCCGAAAGATCTTGGCCTGATCCGCATGATGATCCAGACAAGCGGTTCCTGGTACCTGAAAGAAGATGGCAAGACTCCTGACCTCAAAGGCAATGCAGCATTGAAAGAAGCATTCGAAACGTATAAAGCGATGCTCGATGCAGACCTCATCAAGCCGGTATCTGACTGGAGCCAATTTGTAGGCGGCTTTAACAGCGGCGATGTTGCAACTGTTCCAACTGGAAACTGGATTACTCCATCCGTTAAAGCGGAAGCATCCCAGGCAGGCAAATGGACTGTCGTGTCCATGCCGCGCCAAAACCAGCCTAAGTCGGTCAATGCATCCAATCTTGGCGGCAGTTCCTGGTATGTCCTCAATATTGATGGAAAAGAAAAAGCTGCGGAATTCCTGAAAAAGACATTCGGCTCGAATTCTGACTTCTACCAGACCTTGAACAAAGAAATCGGCGCGATCGGCACATACAAGCCGGCTGCAGAAGGTGAACAATACAAAGCAGCTGATGAGTTCTTTAGCGGACAAACACTCGTTTCCGACTTTGCTGCCTGGACGGAGCAAATCCCGCAAGTAAACTATGGCCTACACACATATGCGATTGAAGATATTCTGGCGGTTGAATTGCAGAACTATGTGAAGGGCAAGGACATCGATAAAGCTCTGGCAGATGCCCAGGCGCAAGCTGAAGCACAAATTAAGTAA
- a CDS encoding cache domain-containing sensor histidine kinase, whose product MKFIRERFEKQGMFTKLFLFTFVMIVTVSSSITLTTIKMSEDFFIKKFSITNSKVIAQMRESFEGFNSDIVNASQNLLLSRTIKEGLTGELSNYEKMNTYFNMSQQLKQVRNNLDNYDVSIFVMGRNGIGHTTDRTYWPITDEELFESPITDKSFKHPRRLLYHADVRTDEKGARQHYVVASLALMDRINGEVYGAMYFGLNELEFREMYAPYTTAGSNIFIVDSGGTILSSNQSGMIGKTESNFRSFAEKLSVSKDGYLVEDFLGKEQIILMEYLSSFDMYLFNVLDKKTAVDNVIDKKAIVLISGAIFLIALIVVILGTKEMTNSLTKLVDQIANAPKHDFDKPIEVTGTLETREVAKAFNAMFEELHEYVDQLIEAQRQQRTAELAALQQQINPHFLYNTLTSIKFMVRQGDIEETEKTMNAFISLLQNTLGNVSETITVSEEIENLKHYVLINQKRYGDRIRVNYFISQDCALCKIPKLVLQPFIENSFFHAFTHKAEGNIHVMIWKDTGILICEIVDNGDGIEDVRDGKLPATKRKQQLFSGIGVKNVHERIQLIYGEDYGVSISSTPGEGTKVRITMPAENGHDNTTATSK is encoded by the coding sequence ATGAAATTCATTCGGGAGCGGTTCGAGAAACAGGGAATGTTTACGAAGCTGTTCCTATTTACTTTTGTCATGATTGTCACGGTTTCAAGTTCGATTACGCTTACTACTATCAAAATGTCTGAAGACTTTTTTATAAAGAAATTCAGCATCACGAATTCCAAAGTGATTGCCCAGATGAGGGAAAGCTTTGAAGGGTTCAATAGTGATATTGTCAATGCCTCGCAAAATTTGCTGCTCAGCCGAACCATCAAGGAAGGTCTGACAGGTGAACTAAGCAATTATGAAAAAATGAACACGTATTTCAATATGTCCCAGCAACTCAAGCAGGTCAGGAACAATCTTGATAACTATGATGTCAGCATTTTCGTCATGGGGCGGAATGGTATTGGCCATACGACGGACCGGACATACTGGCCGATTACGGATGAGGAGCTATTTGAAAGCCCTATAACAGACAAAAGCTTCAAGCATCCAAGACGCCTCCTCTACCATGCTGATGTTAGGACTGATGAGAAGGGGGCGAGGCAGCATTATGTTGTCGCGTCGCTTGCTCTGATGGACCGAATCAACGGTGAAGTATACGGCGCCATGTATTTCGGCTTGAATGAACTGGAATTCCGTGAAATGTATGCACCCTACACGACCGCAGGCAGCAATATTTTCATCGTGGACAGCGGAGGGACTATTCTATCAAGCAACCAATCAGGTATGATTGGCAAAACAGAGTCGAATTTCCGTTCTTTTGCGGAAAAGTTAAGTGTTTCCAAGGATGGATATCTTGTCGAGGATTTTCTTGGCAAAGAACAGATTATTCTTATGGAATATCTTTCGTCTTTCGACATGTATCTGTTCAATGTCCTTGATAAAAAAACAGCAGTCGATAACGTCATTGACAAAAAGGCGATTGTGCTGATTAGCGGTGCGATCTTTCTCATTGCCCTTATTGTCGTCATTTTGGGGACGAAAGAAATGACCAATTCCCTGACGAAGCTCGTCGACCAGATCGCCAATGCGCCAAAGCATGATTTCGATAAGCCAATTGAAGTCACCGGCACACTGGAGACGAGGGAAGTGGCAAAAGCATTCAACGCCATGTTCGAGGAATTACATGAATATGTCGACCAACTTATCGAGGCACAGAGGCAGCAACGCACCGCGGAACTGGCCGCGTTGCAGCAGCAGATTAATCCACACTTCCTCTACAACACATTGACTTCAATCAAATTCATGGTCAGGCAGGGCGACATCGAGGAAACTGAAAAGACGATGAATGCGTTTATTTCCCTCCTGCAAAATACACTCGGCAATGTCAGCGAGACAATCACGGTCTCCGAGGAAATCGAAAACCTTAAGCATTACGTCCTTATCAATCAGAAACGGTACGGCGACCGGATAAGGGTGAACTATTTTATCAGCCAGGATTGCGCGCTTTGCAAAATTCCAAAGCTTGTCCTGCAGCCGTTCATCGAGAACTCCTTTTTTCATGCATTCACTCATAAAGCGGAAGGAAATATTCATGTGATGATTTGGAAGGACACGGGCATATTGATTTGTGAGATTGTTGATAACGGGGATGGGATTGAAGATGTCCGGGATGGTAAACTGCCCGCTACAAAAAGAAAACAACAGCTTTTTTCAGGTATTGGCGTAAAAAACGTCCATGAGCGCATCCAGTTGATTTACGGGGAAGACTACGGCGTGTCCATCTCAAGCACTCCCGGGGAAGGAACAAAAGTCCGAATCACAATGCCTGCCGAAAATGGACATGACAACACGACAGCCACAAGCAAATAA
- a CDS encoding glycoside hydrolase family 2 TIM barrel-domain containing protein — protein sequence MRENPSTSWLTDLNTFKVNRLPAHSDHFYYTTMEEARSGAPMSMRHSLNGTWKFSYSVNTDNRPADFYKPEFNCGGWGSITVPGHIQLQGYGQPQYVNTMYPWDGEASIRPPELPQDKNPVGCYVKYFNIPAGFEEGPLFISFQGVESAFYVWLNGQFVGYSEDSFTPADFELTPYLKEGENKLAVEVYQRSTGSWLEDQDFWRFSGIFRDVYLYTVPELHIFDADLRAELDASFKKGTLSAALTLLCPTEGRVHAELVDAAGTLIGSADARIDGDKAVLSIDVEEPSLWSAEKPYLYQVFFKVYNREGKLFEVVPQKVGFRRFELANKIMQLNGERIVFKGVNRHEWNYRTGRTVTKDDMLWDIKTLKRNNINAVRTSHYPNQSYWYELCDEYGIYVIDEMNLETHGSWQKMGAVEPSWNIPGNKAEWQDIVLDRAISMYERDKNHPSILIWSCGNESYAGEVILKASQYFKSKDSSRLVHYEGVFHAREYDETSDMESRMYAKPADIEEYLNDNPQKPYISCEYMHAMGNSVGGMYKYTELENKYPMYQGGFIWDFIDQSLVKKDRYGNEFLAYGGDFDDRPTDYGFCTNGIVYATREESPKIQEVKFLYQDFKLFPEKRGTRIKNKSLFSDGKEYFLEVCVFREGVELNRKQFDVSIAPQGEAFIEHQLPEEVSAGEYVIQASLKLKGRTLWAEAGHETAFGQHIFRVANAEPVAVQGELRVVKGDVNIGVHGSDFSILFSKQAGTLVSLNYAGREMISFPPFPLFWRATTDNDRGFGQSYHSGPWLAASLARRHTVVDLVEEKDRVKVAFSYKFSINQEIEVQTVYTVYADGSVGVKHSYKGAAGLPQMPLFGLSFKVPADYDQLKWYAMGPDENYSDRAKGARLCIFENTVQENVSAYLKPQESGNRTGVRWVEVTNKIGRGIKITSVSEPLDCNFSPYTAFELENAQHHYELPDVHYTVITVAGKQMGVGGDDSWGAPVHDEHLIDANENLEFEFKIQRV from the coding sequence ATGCGAGAAAATCCGAGCACAAGCTGGCTTACAGACTTGAATACATTTAAGGTCAACCGTTTGCCGGCCCATTCCGACCATTTCTATTACACAACAATGGAAGAAGCGCGGAGCGGAGCGCCTATGTCGATGAGACACAGCCTAAACGGCACCTGGAAGTTTTCTTACTCTGTAAATACTGATAACCGCCCGGCAGATTTCTATAAGCCTGAATTCAACTGCGGCGGCTGGGGCAGTATCACCGTCCCTGGCCATATCCAGCTCCAGGGCTATGGACAGCCACAATATGTCAACACAATGTACCCCTGGGACGGCGAGGCAAGCATCCGTCCGCCCGAACTCCCACAGGACAAAAACCCTGTAGGCTGCTATGTGAAATATTTCAATATCCCGGCAGGATTTGAGGAAGGGCCGCTGTTCATTTCCTTCCAGGGAGTTGAATCAGCATTTTATGTCTGGCTAAATGGCCAATTCGTTGGTTATAGCGAGGATTCATTCACACCTGCCGACTTTGAACTCACTCCTTATTTGAAGGAAGGTGAAAACAAACTCGCCGTCGAAGTATACCAGCGCTCTACAGGCAGCTGGCTCGAAGACCAGGACTTCTGGCGCTTCTCAGGAATATTCAGGGATGTCTACCTTTACACAGTCCCTGAGCTACACATCTTTGATGCTGACCTCCGGGCAGAGCTGGATGCTTCTTTCAAAAAAGGCACATTGTCAGCCGCTTTAACGCTGCTGTGTCCAACTGAAGGCAGAGTTCATGCGGAGTTGGTTGACGCTGCTGGCACTCTCATTGGTTCGGCAGATGCACGGATTGATGGTGACAAGGCAGTCCTTTCGATTGATGTCGAAGAGCCTTCGCTTTGGAGTGCCGAAAAGCCGTATCTCTATCAGGTGTTTTTTAAGGTTTACAACAGGGAGGGCAAGCTTTTTGAGGTTGTCCCTCAAAAAGTGGGCTTCAGACGTTTCGAGCTTGCCAATAAAATCATGCAGCTTAATGGAGAAAGGATTGTCTTCAAAGGTGTCAACCGGCATGAGTGGAACTACCGCACGGGCCGCACGGTTACAAAGGACGATATGCTTTGGGACATAAAGACATTAAAGCGTAACAACATCAATGCAGTAAGGACGTCTCATTATCCGAATCAGAGCTACTGGTATGAGCTTTGTGATGAATATGGGATTTATGTAATTGATGAAATGAATCTTGAAACCCATGGGTCATGGCAGAAGATGGGGGCCGTTGAACCGTCCTGGAACATCCCTGGTAACAAAGCGGAGTGGCAAGATATTGTTCTCGACCGAGCAATCTCCATGTATGAACGCGATAAAAACCATCCATCTATCCTGATCTGGTCTTGTGGCAATGAATCGTATGCAGGTGAGGTAATTCTAAAAGCTTCGCAGTATTTTAAATCAAAGGATTCTAGCCGCCTCGTCCATTATGAAGGCGTCTTTCATGCTCGCGAATACGACGAGACAAGCGATATGGAAAGCCGGATGTACGCCAAGCCGGCCGATATAGAGGAATATTTGAATGATAATCCACAGAAGCCTTACATCTCCTGTGAGTATATGCACGCGATGGGCAACTCTGTCGGCGGCATGTACAAATATACTGAGTTGGAAAATAAGTATCCTATGTACCAGGGGGGCTTCATTTGGGATTTTATCGACCAGTCACTCGTCAAAAAAGATCGCTACGGAAATGAGTTTTTGGCCTATGGAGGCGACTTTGACGACAGGCCGACCGACTACGGTTTCTGTACGAACGGGATTGTTTATGCAACCCGTGAGGAATCACCAAAAATCCAAGAAGTTAAATTTCTTTACCAAGACTTCAAGCTCTTCCCTGAAAAGAGGGGCACCCGGATCAAGAATAAAAGCTTGTTCTCGGATGGAAAGGAATATTTCCTTGAAGTTTGCGTGTTCCGTGAAGGGGTTGAATTAAATAGGAAGCAATTTGATGTCTCAATTGCCCCGCAAGGAGAAGCATTCATTGAGCATCAGCTTCCTGAAGAGGTGTCTGCTGGTGAATACGTCATCCAGGCATCGCTAAAACTGAAGGGTCGCACGCTCTGGGCAGAAGCCGGACACGAGACTGCGTTCGGTCAGCATATTTTCCGGGTTGCGAATGCAGAACCTGTTGCTGTCCAAGGAGAGCTCCGAGTCGTAAAAGGGGACGTAAATATTGGTGTCCATGGATCTGACTTTTCTATTTTGTTCTCGAAACAAGCAGGGACGCTTGTCTCGTTGAACTATGCGGGCCGTGAAATGATTTCGTTCCCGCCATTTCCATTGTTCTGGCGCGCGACAACAGACAACGACCGCGGTTTTGGACAAAGCTACCATTCTGGCCCCTGGCTCGCAGCAAGCCTTGCCCGCAGACATACAGTTGTTGACCTAGTGGAAGAAAAAGACCGTGTCAAAGTTGCGTTTTCTTACAAATTCTCAATCAACCAGGAAATTGAAGTACAGACTGTCTATACCGTCTATGCAGATGGCAGTGTAGGCGTGAAGCATTCCTACAAAGGAGCAGCCGGCTTGCCGCAAATGCCCTTATTCGGACTATCCTTCAAAGTTCCAGCCGATTACGACCAGCTAAAATGGTATGCAATGGGTCCAGATGAGAATTACTCTGATCGGGCAAAAGGCGCTCGCCTTTGTATTTTTGAAAATACAGTTCAGGAAAATGTATCTGCATACCTAAAGCCCCAAGAATCCGGTAATAGGACTGGGGTACGCTGGGTGGAGGTCACCAATAAGATTGGTCGAGGAATCAAGATTACATCTGTATCCGAACCGCTTGATTGCAACTTCTCACCCTATACTGCATTCGAACTTGAAAATGCCCAGCATCATTACGAGCTTCCGGACGTCCACTATACAGTCATTACCGTGGCCGGCAAGCAAATGGGGGTTGGCGGCGACGATTCTTGGGGCGCGCCAGTTCACGATGAGCATCTAATAGATGCCAATGAAAATCTGGAATTTGAATTTAAGATTCAACGAGTGTAA
- the lacD gene encoding tagatose-bisphosphate aldolase has protein sequence MLKLTTNKINALKRLSDENGIIGALAIDQRGSLKKMIASGSAANVGDEGIIRFKEIVSEELTPYATSILLDPEYGLPAARARHEDAGLLVAYEKTGYDATAVGRLPDLLPEWSVKRLKEAGADAVKFLLYYDCDEDNSINEQKHVYMERVGSECVAEDIPFFLEIVTYDAKNDDVKSKAYAQAKPHKVIEAMKEFSKPQYNVDVLKVEVPVNMKYVEGYNDGESVYSKEEAAGFFKEQSEATGLPFIFLSAGVSAELFQETLRFAKNSGSTFNGVLCGRATWKDGVAPFAEKGEQAGRDWLKDTGRKNIQELNAVLKETASSWHNKISEK, from the coding sequence ATGTTAAAACTTACAACAAATAAAATAAATGCTTTAAAGCGATTATCTGACGAAAATGGCATTATTGGCGCATTAGCGATTGATCAGAGGGGCTCCCTGAAGAAAATGATTGCTTCAGGAAGCGCGGCAAACGTTGGCGATGAAGGGATTATCCGCTTTAAGGAGATTGTGTCAGAAGAATTGACCCCTTATGCAACGTCAATTCTGCTTGATCCGGAGTACGGCCTGCCGGCAGCACGGGCTAGGCACGAGGATGCTGGTCTATTGGTTGCCTATGAGAAAACCGGTTATGATGCAACAGCCGTAGGCCGGCTGCCTGATTTACTGCCAGAGTGGTCGGTTAAACGGTTGAAGGAAGCAGGCGCTGATGCAGTTAAATTTCTCCTCTATTATGACTGCGATGAAGACAATAGTATTAACGAACAAAAGCATGTGTATATGGAACGCGTTGGCTCCGAATGTGTCGCCGAAGACATTCCATTCTTCCTTGAAATCGTCACCTATGATGCGAAAAATGATGATGTGAAAAGCAAAGCTTATGCACAAGCTAAGCCGCATAAGGTCATTGAGGCTATGAAGGAATTCTCTAAACCACAGTACAACGTCGATGTATTAAAGGTAGAAGTACCGGTGAACATGAAATATGTTGAAGGGTACAATGATGGTGAGAGTGTTTATTCAAAGGAAGAAGCTGCAGGCTTTTTCAAAGAACAAAGTGAAGCAACCGGGCTGCCTTTCATTTTTTTAAGTGCCGGAGTCAGTGCCGAACTATTCCAGGAAACGTTGAGATTCGCGAAGAATTCAGGTTCAACCTTTAATGGAGTACTATGCGGACGGGCAACCTGGAAAGATGGTGTAGCGCCATTTGCAGAAAAAGGAGAACAAGCCGGCCGTGATTGGTTAAAAGACACAGGCAGGAAAAACATCCAGGAACTGAACGCTGTCCTAAAAGAAACAGCCAGCTCGTGGCACAATAAAATTTCAGAAAAATAA
- a CDS encoding carbohydrate ABC transporter permease, with protein MIGWSFVILAAVMIIVFYFYPMLHALLLSFQSGTGRNLSWVGLENYARLFKDPVFLTTVKNTVIYLIIQVPLMIILALILSVLLNSKSIKFKGLFRTAIFLPAVTSLVAYSVIFKYMFGQDGLINIMLMKLSLITAPIEWLTDPFWAKVTIILAITWRWTGYNLIFYLSSLQNIDQSIYEAAKIDGASAFQQFTKITVPLLKPIILFTSITSTIGTLQLFDEVMNITAGGPGNATMTISQYIYNLSFKYTPDFGYAATVSYAIVIMIVIFSIIQFKVAGDKND; from the coding sequence ATGATCGGTTGGTCCTTTGTCATTCTGGCCGCTGTCATGATCATTGTATTTTATTTTTATCCGATGCTTCATGCACTGCTATTGTCCTTCCAATCCGGCACTGGGAGAAACCTAAGCTGGGTTGGCCTGGAAAATTATGCAAGGTTATTTAAGGACCCTGTGTTCCTTACCACCGTGAAGAACACGGTCATTTACTTGATTATCCAGGTTCCTTTGATGATTATCCTTGCACTTATTCTGTCGGTCCTGCTAAACAGCAAGTCTATCAAATTCAAAGGCTTGTTCAGGACGGCAATCTTTCTGCCTGCTGTGACATCGCTAGTTGCTTACTCGGTTATTTTTAAATACATGTTCGGCCAGGATGGCCTGATTAACATCATGCTAATGAAACTATCTCTAATTACCGCGCCAATCGAGTGGCTGACCGATCCTTTCTGGGCAAAGGTCACCATTATTCTTGCGATAACATGGCGCTGGACAGGCTATAACTTGATATTCTACTTGTCCTCCCTGCAAAATATCGACCAATCCATTTACGAAGCAGCAAAAATTGATGGGGCTTCAGCATTCCAGCAATTTACAAAAATTACTGTGCCGCTTCTGAAGCCAATCATTCTATTTACATCTATCACATCAACAATCGGTACGCTGCAGCTATTTGACGAAGTTATGAATATTACAGCCGGCGGACCTGGGAATGCAACGATGACCATTTCGCAGTATATTTACAATTTATCGTTCAAATACACACCTGACTTCGGGTATGCCGCGACTGTTTCCTATGCAATCGTCATCATGATTGTCATCTTCTCAATCATCCAGTTTAAAGTGGCAGGTGATAAAAATGACTAG